The DNA window TTTTGTAAGCTTGCAAGTAAGGTTTAGCTCCTGTAAATGATGGTAAAATTGAATGATGTACATTTATAATTTTATTATGATAACTTTGCACAAATTTGGATGTTAATATGCGCATATACTTTGCTAAAATAATATAATCTGGTTTAAATTTTTTACTTATTTCTAAAATTTTATTACTATGTTCTTCATTGCTTAACATATAATGATCAATATAATAATATGGAATATGAAATAATTTTACTAGTGGCTTAAGAATTTTATGATTGCTTATTATTGCTAATATATCAGCATATAAATGACCAAATTTTTTTTTAATTAATAAGTTTCCGATGCAGTGTGATTCTTTAGTTGCTAATAATATAATTTTTGGTTTTTTTACATTATGACAGTTAATTTCTAATTCTGATGGAAGTAAATTATGAAAATCATATAAAAATGAACAATCTTGAAAATATCCTTGAATTGATAAACGTATAAAAAATATATTTATTTCTGTATCTAGATAAGTAGAAATTTCTAAAATTTCTAGAGATTGATTAGAACATATTTTCATAATTTTGTTAATTATGTTTGTTTGATATTTGCAAGTAATAAATACAACTTTTTTTTTGAGACATTCTATATTTACATTTTTATTAAAAATAGACATAAATCAATTTATATAAATTTTTATAATTAAATAGAAATAATCAATTTTATTTTTCATATATAGATGTTATTAAGAAATATTTTAATCAAAATATAATTTTTTTAACTGCAAGATATGATGTAATATTTATATGATATAAATTATATTAAATTTATAAAAATCACTTTTATCTTATTTTTACACTATAAAAAAAATTAAATTTTAAATTTATATCAAAA is part of the Wigglesworthia glossinidia endosymbiont of Glossina morsitans morsitans (Yale colony) genome and encodes:
- the purU gene encoding formyltetrahydrofolate deformylase yields the protein MSIFNKNVNIECLKKKVVFITCKYQTNIINKIMKICSNQSLEILEISTYLDTEINIFFIRLSIQGYFQDCSFLYDFHNLLPSELEINCHNVKKPKIILLATKESHCIGNLLIKKKFGHLYADILAIISNHKILKPLVKLFHIPYYYIDHYMLSNEEHSNKILEISKKFKPDYIILAKYMRILTSKFVQSYHNKIINVHHSILPSFTGAKPYLQAYKRGVKIIGATAHYVNNYLDSGPIIFQDVVHIDHTYSLNDMIRIGHDMEQYVLNRALYLIFSNRVLIFKNRTIIF